The following coding sequences lie in one Aquisalimonas asiatica genomic window:
- the rpiA gene encoding ribose-5-phosphate isomerase RpiA encodes MSADAGKRQAAEAAMTYIDNGSIIGVGTGSTVNVFIECLARDPGRIRAAVSSSEASTRLLEDAGIEVMDLNHAGPLDLYVDGADESNRHLSLIKGGGGALTREKIIAGASRRFVCIADDSKLVGTLGAFPLPVEVIPMARSFVAREIVKRIGGQPELRERFTTDNGNVILDVRNLEIAEPVKFERTLNDIPGVVTNGLFALRGADVLLLGGADGVQTLEA; translated from the coding sequence ATGTCCGCAGATGCAGGCAAGCGCCAGGCCGCCGAGGCGGCGATGACGTACATCGACAACGGCAGCATCATCGGCGTGGGCACCGGCTCGACGGTCAACGTGTTCATCGAATGCCTGGCCCGCGACCCGGGTCGCATCCGCGCGGCGGTGTCCAGCTCCGAGGCATCCACCCGGCTGCTGGAGGATGCCGGCATCGAGGTCATGGACCTCAACCACGCCGGCCCGCTGGATCTCTACGTGGACGGCGCCGACGAGTCCAACCGCCACCTGTCGCTGATCAAGGGGGGTGGTGGCGCGCTCACGCGGGAGAAAATCATCGCCGGCGCCAGCCGCCGGTTCGTGTGCATCGCCGACGACAGCAAGCTGGTGGGCACCCTGGGCGCCTTCCCGCTGCCGGTGGAGGTGATCCCCATGGCGCGCAGCTTCGTGGCCCGGGAGATCGTCAAACGCATCGGCGGCCAGCCGGAGCTGCGGGAACGGTTCACCACCGACAACGGCAACGTCATCCTGGACGTGCGCAACCTGGAGATCGCCGAGCCGGTGAAGTTCGAGCGCACCCTCAACGACATCCCCGGCGTGGTCACCAACGGCCTGTTCGCCCTCCGCGGCGCGGACGTGCTCCTGCTCGGTGGAGCGGACGGGGTGCAGACGCTGGAAGCGTGA
- the vapB gene encoding type II toxin-antitoxin system VapB family antitoxin codes for MAEASIFKNNRNQAVRLPQDMALPEHVRRVRIFRIGNARLIAPAGTEWDDFFDGPAVTNDFMAERDQPPAQERDTL; via the coding sequence ATGGCCGAAGCAAGCATCTTCAAGAACAACCGCAACCAGGCTGTTCGGTTGCCGCAGGACATGGCGTTGCCGGAGCATGTCAGGCGGGTCCGGATATTCCGCATCGGCAACGCCCGGCTGATCGCGCCTGCGGGGACCGAGTGGGATGACTTCTTCGATGGCCCTGCCGTGACCAACGACTTCATGGCTGAGCGTGACCAGCCGCCCGCACAGGAACGCGACACCCTGTAA
- the vapC gene encoding type II toxin-antitoxin system tRNA(fMet)-specific endonuclease VapC has translation MRYLLDTNICIYVIKHRPAQARERFNQHGPHLCTSSVVAAELYYGAARSGRPEHNLLQVESFLARLDILPFDENAAGHYGEIRADLARAGTPIGPYDLMIAAHARSRGLTVVTNNESEFTRVPGLLVENWV, from the coding sequence CTGCGTTACCTGCTCGACACCAATATCTGCATCTACGTGATCAAGCACCGACCCGCCCAGGCCCGGGAGCGATTCAACCAACACGGCCCACACCTGTGCACCTCCAGCGTCGTCGCCGCGGAGCTCTATTACGGCGCGGCGCGCTCGGGGCGACCGGAGCACAACCTCCTGCAGGTCGAGTCGTTCCTTGCGCGGCTTGATATCCTGCCCTTTGACGAGAACGCGGCCGGTCACTACGGAGAGATTCGCGCCGACCTCGCCCGGGCCGGCACGCCCATTGGCCCCTACGATCTCATGATCGCCGCCCACGCGCGCAGCCGGGGGCTCACCGTGGTGACCAACAACGAAAGCGAATTCACGCGGGTACCGGGACTTCTGGTGGAGAACTGGGTGTAA
- a CDS encoding DUF2905 domain-containing protein, with translation MQRTLITIGLVALAVGLLWPWISKLGLGRLPGDIIIERDGGTFYFPITTCIVISVAVSLVFWLFRR, from the coding sequence ATGCAACGCACCCTCATCACCATCGGCCTTGTCGCCCTCGCCGTCGGCCTGCTCTGGCCCTGGATCTCGAAACTCGGCCTCGGCCGCCTGCCCGGCGACATCATCATCGAACGCGACGGCGGCACCTTCTACTTCCCCATCACCACCTGCATCGTCATCAGCGTGGCGGTGAGCCTGGTGTTCTGGTTGTTCCGGCGGTGA
- a CDS encoding porin — MKKVTSALALAALVGSPAAFAIDVNFGGDADFGVYGTRDGASNNLGTGAEQRIRLATSVETDGGVEVHARLNLFNDRWTGDNSGVSTQDDTPYSLRDHRNVELDYGYVSMRTALGQLNIGRQQANWNNNFTTSDDRRDRVSLVTPLGGGHTMITVYDRRQDATTQSLDNPPVEGSDSDRQLDGHLGFFAFIGPLAENVSYGLLLAQFEAGGSGATTEGEIDGEAADLGYGPRGATLIAPYVEGEAGDLDYRIGGHYFGNGHGPAFNEDSFGIYAQSGFQLTPEFKMEGQVMYADGGTLVAGGYDSYSSLIHNSPDHDLTATRIAGLDMGGLGNTDQEDDSVTLIATRGTYEMMDWTFMGALGWVNYDRPSEDVDEDVVFADLQAHYQLTESTTVYGTFGYADTEDFLGNNSHASSLNVSVQF; from the coding sequence ATGAAAAAGGTAACCTCAGCTCTGGCTCTCGCCGCCCTGGTCGGCAGCCCCGCTGCCTTCGCCATCGACGTAAACTTTGGCGGTGACGCTGACTTCGGCGTGTACGGCACCCGCGACGGCGCTTCCAACAACCTCGGCACTGGCGCCGAACAGCGCATCCGCCTGGCCACCTCCGTGGAAACTGACGGCGGCGTTGAAGTCCACGCCCGCCTGAACCTGTTCAACGACCGTTGGACCGGTGACAACAGCGGCGTCTCCACCCAGGACGACACCCCGTACAGCCTGCGTGATCACCGCAACGTCGAGCTGGACTACGGCTACGTCTCCATGCGCACGGCCCTCGGCCAGCTCAACATCGGCCGCCAGCAGGCCAACTGGAACAACAACTTCACCACCTCCGACGACCGGCGTGACCGCGTCTCCCTGGTGACGCCCCTGGGCGGTGGCCACACCATGATCACCGTCTACGACCGGCGGCAGGATGCCACGACCCAGTCGCTGGACAATCCACCGGTTGAGGGCTCCGACTCCGACCGCCAGCTGGACGGCCACCTTGGCTTCTTCGCCTTCATCGGGCCGCTGGCCGAGAATGTCAGCTACGGTCTGCTGCTCGCCCAGTTCGAAGCTGGCGGCAGCGGCGCGACGACGGAAGGTGAGATCGACGGCGAGGCAGCTGATCTCGGCTACGGCCCGCGCGGCGCCACCCTGATCGCTCCTTACGTCGAAGGTGAGGCGGGCGACCTGGACTACCGGATCGGCGGCCACTACTTCGGCAACGGCCACGGCCCCGCCTTCAACGAGGACTCGTTCGGGATCTACGCCCAGTCCGGCTTCCAGCTGACCCCCGAGTTCAAGATGGAAGGTCAGGTCATGTACGCCGACGGCGGCACCCTGGTTGCCGGCGGTTACGACAGCTACTCCAGCCTGATCCACAACAGCCCGGACCACGACCTGACGGCAACGCGGATCGCTGGCCTGGACATGGGCGGCCTCGGCAACACCGACCAGGAAGACGACAGTGTGACCCTGATCGCCACCCGGGGTACCTACGAGATGATGGACTGGACCTTCATGGGCGCCCTGGGCTGGGTCAACTACGACCGCCCGAGCGAGGACGTTGACGAGGACGTGGTCTTCGCCGACCTCCAGGCCCATTACCAGCTGACGGAGTCCACCACGGTCTACGGCACCTTCGGGTACGCGGACACCGAGGACTTCCTTGGCAACAACAGCCATGCGTCCAGCCTGAACGTCAGCGTCCAGTTCTGA
- a CDS encoding outer membrane protein, with amino-acid sequence MTRRLPAIATAVALLAWGAAPAFAWDGGYAGLGMGYGSSVVETDGRFGGDSLGLDLGASGALLTGYGGYGWSRGGLYLGGEANYGLSALSGSMRLNDSRLDVDTREGWGFTGVMGGLLNQDTLLYGRAGYQQRKYDLSLPGFREQDWLDGLRIGAGAEFRVSGHSSIRFEYNQVWYGEERAGSGGNAVDYQPRERWFEAGGVLRF; translated from the coding sequence ATGACTCGCCGTTTACCGGCCATTGCCACAGCCGTCGCGCTACTCGCCTGGGGTGCCGCCCCGGCGTTCGCGTGGGATGGCGGTTATGCCGGGCTGGGCATGGGCTACGGCAGCAGCGTGGTGGAGACGGATGGCCGCTTCGGCGGCGACAGCCTCGGGCTGGATCTCGGCGCCTCAGGCGCCCTGCTCACCGGTTACGGCGGCTACGGCTGGAGCCGCGGCGGGCTCTACCTGGGCGGCGAGGCCAACTACGGCCTGAGCGCACTCAGTGGGAGCATGCGGCTGAATGACAGCCGGCTGGATGTGGACACCCGCGAAGGCTGGGGCTTCACCGGCGTCATGGGCGGCCTGCTGAATCAGGACACCCTGCTCTACGGCCGCGCCGGCTATCAGCAACGCAAGTACGACCTCAGCCTGCCCGGCTTCCGCGAACAGGACTGGCTGGACGGGCTGCGCATCGGCGCCGGGGCGGAGTTCCGTGTCTCGGGCCACTCCAGTATCCGCTTCGAGTACAACCAGGTATGGTACGGCGAGGAGCGCGCCGGCAGCGGCGGCAACGCCGTGGATTACCAGCCCCGGGAGCGCTGGTTCGAGGCCGGTGGCGTGCTGCGCTTCTGA
- a CDS encoding REP-associated tyrosine transposase, with amino-acid sequence MGRTPARPGQVALRRGRASLPYHYYLVTTVTDGRRPIFLDTFLGRVVVRALRRMEPLAATKCFVVMPDHLHWLFQLNDATSLSRLIQRLKAGTAREICSTTSHTAPIWQRGFHDHAIRGDEDLRALARYVIANPLRAGLVSRIGDYPLWDAVWVEG; translated from the coding sequence ATGGGAAGGACCCCAGCTCGCCCCGGACAGGTCGCCCTGCGCCGCGGACGCGCGTCGTTGCCCTATCACTACTACCTCGTTACAACAGTTACCGACGGGCGTCGACCGATCTTTCTGGATACGTTCCTCGGACGTGTAGTTGTCCGGGCACTGCGCCGCATGGAACCGCTGGCCGCAACAAAGTGCTTCGTGGTGATGCCCGATCACCTACACTGGCTGTTCCAGCTCAATGATGCGACGTCACTCTCGCGGCTTATCCAGCGACTGAAGGCCGGCACCGCCCGGGAGATCTGCAGCACCACCTCCCACACCGCCCCAATCTGGCAACGCGGCTTTCACGACCACGCCATTCGCGGCGACGAGGATCTGCGGGCCCTGGCCCGCTACGTGATCGCCAATCCGTTGCGGGCGGGGTTGGTGTCGCGGATCGGGGATTATCCGTTGTGGGATGCGGTTTGGGTGGAGGGGTGA
- a CDS encoding acetyl-CoA carboxylase family protein, which yields MTIQRLLIANRGEVAVRIARAAAELDIPTVAVYPQDDAACLHVREATQARLIPGTGSAAYLDAEALLAAARDAGCDGVHPGYGFLSENVAFARSVGRQGLIFVGPPAEQLALLGDKTRARGLAHQCDVPVVEGADAISPDALRAFCDGVDGAVMLKAAAGGGGRGMRVIRPGDDVAEAYARCAAEAESAFGDGTLYAERLVEQARHVEVQVLGDGSGDVVHLWERECSLQRRHQKLVEVAPCPSLPAAARQRLLDAALSMARAVQVRGLVTFEFLVEGDGARFAFMEANPRLQVEHTVTEEVTGVDLVQAQIRCCSGETLGAMGLTRDAIPEPAGHAVQLRVNMESIGADGDPVPSGGTLDVFEPPVGPGIRVDTCGYGGYATSPHYDSLLAKVIVHARSGAYAGVLRKAAGALARFRVDGVDTNLPFLQALLADPGVQSNAVHTRFVDDRKAALAAEQARYRAEPADRGPAPRQTAHHAAGPAGTVPGVAPMQGVLAAVTVAEGDAVAAGEEIAVVEAMKMQHGVAASESGIVRRVAGEAGDAVTAGQPLVFIEPAELDADGADHADSVDLDALRPDLRETLDRHALLDDDARPEAVAKRHRQGQRTARENIADLCDPDSFMEYGGLTFAAQRRRRSVDDLMRATPADGLVTGIGAVNGDRFSDAQARCAVLAYDYTVLAGTQGTMNHRKTDRLLQVAEDQQLPVIFFTEGGGGRPGDTDNATKVAGLDQPSFLQYARLSGLVPRIGIVSGRCFAGNAVFAGSSDLIIATRSASLGMAGPAMIEGGGLGVFTPEEVGPMADQVPNGVVDCLVADEAEAVAVAKQLLAYFQGAVAEWDCADQRHLRNSVPEERLRSYDVGALVETLADTGSVVALRPDFAPGMITAFIRIEGRPLGVIANNPRHLGGAIDADGADKAARFMQLCDAFDIPLLSLCDTPGFMVGPEAEKTGLVRHTSRMFVTAASLQVPVFTVVLRKGYGLGAMGMAAGAFHAPVFNVAWPTGEFGGMGLEGAVRLAYRKELDACDTDADRQALFDRLVAESYERGKALSMAVSLEIDAVIDPADTRAWITRGLKSTPQPAPRQGKRRPMVDTW from the coding sequence ATGACCATACAGCGACTGCTGATCGCCAACCGGGGGGAGGTGGCGGTGCGCATCGCCCGGGCCGCGGCGGAGCTGGACATTCCCACGGTGGCCGTCTACCCGCAGGACGATGCCGCCTGCCTGCACGTGCGCGAAGCCACGCAGGCGCGGCTGATCCCGGGCACCGGCAGTGCCGCCTATCTGGATGCCGAAGCGCTGCTGGCGGCGGCCCGCGATGCCGGCTGCGACGGGGTCCACCCCGGGTACGGGTTTCTCAGCGAGAACGTCGCCTTCGCCCGCAGCGTCGGCCGGCAGGGGCTGATTTTCGTCGGCCCCCCGGCCGAGCAGCTCGCCCTGCTGGGCGACAAGACCCGCGCCCGGGGGCTGGCGCACCAGTGCGATGTGCCGGTGGTGGAAGGCGCCGACGCCATCTCGCCGGACGCCCTGCGGGCGTTCTGCGACGGTGTGGATGGCGCCGTGATGCTCAAGGCCGCGGCCGGCGGTGGTGGCCGCGGGATGCGGGTCATCCGGCCCGGCGACGACGTGGCCGAGGCGTATGCCCGCTGCGCCGCCGAAGCGGAATCCGCCTTCGGGGACGGCACGCTCTACGCCGAACGGCTGGTGGAGCAGGCGCGTCACGTGGAAGTCCAGGTGCTCGGGGACGGCAGCGGCGATGTGGTCCACCTGTGGGAGCGTGAGTGCAGTCTGCAACGCCGGCATCAGAAGCTGGTGGAGGTGGCGCCCTGCCCGTCGCTCCCGGCCGCTGCCCGGCAGCGCCTGCTGGACGCGGCCCTGAGCATGGCCCGTGCCGTCCAGGTGCGTGGGCTGGTGACCTTCGAGTTCCTGGTGGAGGGGGACGGCGCACGTTTCGCCTTCATGGAGGCCAACCCGCGGTTGCAGGTGGAGCACACGGTCACCGAGGAAGTGACCGGGGTGGACCTGGTGCAGGCTCAGATCCGTTGCTGTTCCGGTGAGACGCTGGGCGCCATGGGGCTGACCCGGGACGCCATTCCCGAGCCGGCCGGCCACGCCGTCCAGCTGCGGGTGAACATGGAGTCCATTGGTGCCGATGGCGACCCCGTGCCCTCCGGTGGCACGCTGGACGTCTTCGAGCCGCCCGTCGGCCCGGGCATCAGGGTGGACACCTGCGGGTACGGCGGCTATGCCACCAGCCCGCACTACGATTCCCTGCTCGCCAAGGTCATCGTGCACGCCCGCTCGGGCGCTTACGCCGGTGTGCTGCGCAAGGCGGCCGGTGCCCTCGCGCGTTTCCGGGTGGACGGCGTCGATACCAATCTGCCGTTTCTGCAGGCTCTGCTGGCAGACCCGGGTGTGCAGTCCAACGCGGTCCACACCCGTTTCGTGGACGACCGCAAGGCCGCGCTTGCCGCGGAACAGGCGCGGTACCGGGCCGAGCCGGCGGATCGGGGCCCGGCACCGCGGCAGACCGCCCACCACGCCGCCGGGCCGGCCGGGACGGTACCGGGTGTTGCGCCGATGCAGGGCGTGCTGGCGGCGGTGACCGTGGCCGAGGGCGATGCCGTTGCCGCCGGGGAGGAGATCGCCGTGGTGGAGGCAATGAAGATGCAGCACGGCGTGGCCGCATCGGAGAGCGGTATCGTGCGACGGGTCGCAGGCGAAGCGGGCGACGCGGTCACGGCGGGCCAGCCGCTGGTCTTCATCGAGCCCGCCGAGCTGGACGCCGATGGCGCGGACCACGCCGACTCCGTCGATCTCGACGCGCTCCGCCCGGATCTCCGGGAGACCCTCGACCGTCACGCCCTGCTCGACGACGACGCCCGCCCGGAGGCCGTGGCGAAACGCCACCGGCAGGGCCAGCGTACCGCGCGGGAGAACATCGCCGACCTCTGCGACCCGGACAGCTTCATGGAGTATGGCGGGCTCACCTTCGCCGCCCAGCGGCGGCGGCGCAGCGTGGACGACCTCATGCGCGCCACCCCGGCGGACGGCCTGGTGACCGGTATCGGCGCCGTCAACGGCGACCGTTTCAGCGACGCCCAGGCCCGCTGTGCCGTGCTCGCCTACGACTACACCGTGCTGGCGGGCACCCAGGGCACCATGAACCACCGCAAGACCGATCGCCTGCTGCAGGTGGCCGAAGACCAGCAGCTACCGGTGATCTTTTTCACCGAAGGCGGCGGTGGCCGCCCGGGTGATACCGACAACGCCACCAAGGTGGCCGGGCTGGACCAGCCCAGTTTTCTGCAGTACGCCCGCCTGAGCGGTCTGGTGCCGCGCATCGGTATCGTCTCCGGGCGCTGCTTCGCGGGCAACGCCGTGTTCGCCGGCTCCAGCGACCTCATCATCGCTACCCGCAGCGCCAGCCTCGGCATGGCCGGCCCGGCCATGATCGAAGGTGGCGGCCTGGGCGTCTTCACACCCGAGGAGGTGGGGCCCATGGCCGACCAGGTGCCCAACGGCGTGGTGGACTGCCTGGTGGCCGATGAGGCGGAAGCCGTCGCGGTGGCGAAACAGCTGCTGGCCTACTTCCAGGGGGCGGTGGCCGAGTGGGACTGCGCCGATCAGCGCCACCTGCGCAACAGCGTGCCCGAGGAGCGCCTGCGCTCCTACGATGTGGGCGCACTGGTGGAGACCCTGGCGGACACCGGGTCCGTGGTGGCGCTACGGCCGGACTTCGCCCCGGGAATGATCACGGCCTTCATCCGCATTGAAGGCCGGCCCCTGGGCGTGATCGCCAACAACCCGCGCCACCTGGGCGGTGCCATCGACGCCGACGGTGCCGACAAGGCCGCCCGGTTCATGCAGCTCTGCGACGCCTTCGACATCCCCCTGCTCAGCCTGTGCGACACGCCCGGCTTCATGGTGGGGCCGGAGGCGGAGAAGACCGGCCTGGTGCGCCACACCAGCCGCATGTTCGTCACCGCTGCCAGCCTGCAGGTGCCGGTGTTCACCGTGGTGCTGCGCAAGGGCTACGGCCTCGGCGCCATGGGCATGGCCGCCGGTGCATTCCACGCACCGGTGTTCAACGTCGCCTGGCCCACGGGTGAATTCGGCGGCATGGGGCTGGAGGGCGCCGTGCGGCTCGCCTACCGCAAGGAGCTGGACGCCTGCGACACCGACGCCGACCGCCAGGCGTTGTTCGACCGGCTGGTGGCGGAATCCTACGAACGCGGCAAGGCCCTGAGCATGGCCGTCTCCCTGGAGATCGATGCCGTTATCGACCCCGCCGACACCCGCGCGTGGATCACCCGCGGCCTCAAATCCACCCCCCAGCCCGCGCCGCGCCAGGGCAAACGCCGCCCGATGGTTGATACGTGGTAG
- a CDS encoding TetR/AcrR family transcriptional regulator produces the protein MATAPGQGTRAAASKSTSTRARIRDEARKLFVSYGIETVTYGDIASRVGTTRANVHYHYGNKSALVKAVFEDTFERVDATLRAIWTTPGLTLDQRLERALEDARTRFQEFNDDADGRRPWSLSGRARLENQQVDTAVIDGIVTMSRQFEAYVGQAIEEAKASGELRPDAPVREIMLLITPLWYYGSPITQFSGMNKLEEHYTATRNVIARAYGAR, from the coding sequence ATGGCAACAGCGCCAGGCCAGGGCACCCGCGCCGCGGCGTCAAAGTCCACATCCACGCGAGCGCGGATCCGTGACGAAGCCCGGAAACTGTTCGTCAGCTACGGGATCGAGACGGTGACCTACGGCGACATCGCCTCCCGCGTGGGCACCACGCGCGCCAACGTCCATTACCACTACGGCAACAAGTCAGCCCTGGTGAAGGCGGTGTTCGAGGACACCTTCGAGCGGGTCGACGCCACACTGCGCGCCATCTGGACAACACCGGGGCTGACGCTGGACCAGCGCCTGGAGCGCGCGCTGGAAGACGCCCGCACCCGCTTCCAGGAGTTCAACGACGACGCCGACGGGCGCCGGCCGTGGAGCCTTTCGGGGCGTGCGCGGCTGGAGAATCAGCAAGTGGACACGGCGGTGATCGACGGCATCGTCACCATGTCGCGCCAGTTCGAGGCGTACGTGGGCCAGGCGATCGAGGAGGCCAAGGCGTCCGGCGAACTGCGCCCCGACGCCCCCGTCCGCGAGATCATGCTACTGATTACGCCCCTTTGGTATTACGGCTCACCGATCACCCAGTTCTCGGGCATGAACAAACTGGAAGAACACTACACCGCCACACGCAACGTGATCGCAAGGGCGTACGGCGCCCGCTGA
- a CDS encoding oligopeptide/dipeptide ABC transporter ATP-binding protein — protein MAGTTAPERTGRHQGRDSRGIGHGTWAGPRLRVENLGIAFATESAGRPPLRDVSFDVKHRQCVGLIGEAGAGKTLTARALRPHLLPADARLDGRVLLDGNDIAMQPPAPADIHVLTRNPMDALNPVRTVGQQLTDAVRRRHDTSDRLARQLAVEAMEQVGIPKPRSSLHQYPHHFRAAMRHRLMAAAAVIDAPRVLVMDQPAGVDDATQMTLTDLVCRIAEQAGSAVLLLSRNPALIAGHCHHLVSLHAGEVVESARTDDLLQRPAHPYTAALFGGQEDVGADGPAPAPAEGCLFRGRCAHAMAGCERTQPMVVDQRGRRARCWRHGELNLRAVGW, from the coding sequence ATGGCAGGTACCACAGCACCGGAGCGCACTGGCCGGCATCAAGGCAGGGACAGCCGGGGCATCGGACACGGGACCTGGGCCGGCCCCCGACTGCGGGTTGAGAACCTTGGCATCGCCTTCGCCACGGAAAGCGCCGGGCGCCCTCCCTTGCGGGACGTCTCGTTCGACGTCAAACACCGGCAGTGTGTCGGCCTCATCGGTGAGGCGGGCGCCGGCAAGACCCTGACCGCACGCGCGCTCCGCCCCCACCTGTTGCCCGCCGACGCACGCCTGGACGGGCGCGTGCTGCTGGACGGCAACGACATCGCGATGCAGCCGCCGGCGCCGGCGGACATCCACGTGCTGACGCGTAACCCCATGGACGCGCTGAACCCGGTCCGCACCGTCGGCCAGCAACTCACCGACGCCGTGCGCCGCCGCCACGACACCTCCGACCGGCTCGCCCGCCAGCTCGCCGTGGAGGCGATGGAGCAGGTGGGCATACCGAAACCACGAAGCAGCCTGCACCAGTACCCCCACCACTTCAGGGCTGCCATGCGCCACCGCCTCATGGCGGCGGCAGCCGTCATTGACGCGCCGCGCGTGCTGGTGATGGATCAGCCCGCCGGCGTGGATGACGCGACACAGATGACGCTCACGGATCTCGTCTGCCGCATTGCCGAGCAGGCCGGCTCAGCGGTGCTTCTCCTGAGCCGTAACCCGGCTCTGATCGCCGGACACTGCCACCACCTTGTCAGCCTGCATGCGGGGGAGGTGGTGGAGAGCGCGCGCACCGACGATCTGCTGCAGCGTCCGGCGCACCCGTATACCGCGGCACTGTTTGGTGGCCAGGAGGATGTGGGCGCCGATGGGCCCGCCCCGGCGCCGGCGGAGGGCTGCCTGTTCCGGGGCCGCTGCGCCCACGCCATGGCGGGCTGCGAACGCACCCAGCCAATGGTGGTGGACCAGCGGGGCCGGCGGGCCCGGTGCTGGCGGCACGGGGAGTTGAACCTGCGCGCGGTCGGGTGGTGA